The Chitinophaga pinensis DSM 2588 region CCTTCGCCTTTTGCATTGGCAAGATTGTAGGTAAGTGGCAGCATGGTATAAGGGATGCGTTGTGGAGAACGCATGTCCGTGATAATAACTGCGGCTTTATCTTTTCCTAATGTGCCCAATCCGATCTGGACTACTTGCATATAAGACTTCAGGGTGTTGATCGTCAGTTCTGCAGCAGAAGCTGTTTGCGGACCAGTAAGAATAAATACACGTTGTAGAGACAGTCTGCCGGATGATAGCCCGCTGAAGGCTAAAGGACCACCACTTTCAGGCACAGAAAGCGCTGATTTATAGGAAACCGTACGCTGTCCCATGTTGTTATTTCCGCTGTATTTTGCAAACACACTGTTCTCATTAATCCCTGGTGCGATCAGGGCATTCAGTAAAGCAGCTCCGGCTACGCTGCCTCCGGCATTATAACGCAGATCCAGTATGAGCTCTGTTGCGCCTGCATCTTTAAACTGTTTAAAAGCACTCAGCACATTCGCATTGTAATAATCGTCAAAAGCATTGTAAAACAGATAAGCAAGGGTCTTTCCGTTGATGTGCCGTATACTTTGTTTGTAGATCGGTTGTTCGCGGATGGTCCGTGCGGTGAGGGGGATATCTGCTCCTTTCTGTACGGTATTGCCATTGATGGTGGCCATGCCGAGTACTGCATTGCCGCTATTCAATATCTCCTCACTGAGCGAAGCCGCATTGGCAATTGTCAGGGTAGTGCCGTTGATGGCCGTAAAAAAATCTCCTCTTTTTATACCCAGTATAGCTGCGCCGGAACCTGGTACGACCAGCCCGGTCACTCCGATTGCACCGCCAGGCGCTGCCGGGTAACTGATGACATTGAAGGTAATGCCAAAGGAGTAGAGCATGGATTTGGGAAGACTGGAAGGATCATCCTGCTGATAGATGACAGAAAAACGGTCTGTCTTGTCTTTCAGTCCGGCAAAGAATGCTGCGGCAGCAGGCTGACTATCCGCCAGGGCTGGCAGTCCGTTATTCCACAAATAGAAATATCGCATACTATCCAGTATCCAGGTATTGATCTCCTGCCGGGTAACAGGTCCGGTAGGGGCCTCTGGCTTGACCACATCATCTTTTTTACAGGCAATGAGCAGTAAAGATAAGGTCAGGGCAGTAAGGGGTTTACGGTACATATCGGAATGGGTTGATTGACTTACATATCGTAATGGGCCATCATTTCCCGCCTGATATATTGCAGGGCGAGGTTGAGGTGATTTCTTACGGTGGTGGGCGACAGACTTAACTGGTCTGCAATCTCTTTGTGACTTTTCCCTTTGTCGCGGCTAAGCAGATAAATGTTCCGGCGTTGTTCCGGCATCTGTTCGATCAGTTTGTGAACCTGTTCAGTGAATTCTTTGCGCATCAGCGTATCTTCATCCCCCCTGTCAGAAGAGACCTGGTTGGATGACAGTTGTGATAATGATTTTCTCTCACGGTATAGTTTTCTCGTTTCATCAATCACAATATGTTTTACAAATACGAATAGGAGGGGGAATACATCCTGGTCTTTATGCACCTTATGGATGTTTTCCCATAGTTTGATGAAACATTGTTGTGTCACTTCCTCCGCCCGTTGCCGGTCGTCGGTAAGTTTGAATGCGAACCGGTACACCTTTTCCCTGTTGGCTTCAAATAATTGACCAAAGAGTATCCTGGATGGGTTATCAGACATAGAGTTTGATATATGGTTGCTATAATGGAAAATAAATGTAAGCAGTACATGTTACTTGAATGTTAAGGTTGAACAGCAGCGGATTTCAGCGGATGGAAACGGTAGTCTGAGTGTCTATTATAAACAATTTCATCAATTTATATACATTTGCCTCATGTCTACAGAATTGTACAATAAAATATTTGATCAGTGTATTGCTGATTATCATGTGCACAATAGTGTGCATCATCCTATCCACAATCCTTATGGAAAATCAGCTTTTGAATACCTGCTGTATCTGAAAAACTGGATTGACACCGTGCAGTGGCACCTGGAAGATATCATCCGTGATCCATTGATTGACCCGGCAAGAGCACTGGAAATCAAGCGTTGGATTGACCGTTCCAACCAGGAACGTACTGATGTAGTGGAGTATATCGACAGCTATTTCCTCGATCAATATAAAAATATAACTCCTGGTGCCGGCGCTACCATGAATACGGAAAGTCCGGCATGGGCCATCGACAGACTGTCTATCCTGGCACTCAAAATCTACCACATGCGTGAAGAGGCGACCCGTCCGGATGCTACACCGGAACACCGGGATACCTGTCAGCGTAAACTGGATATTCTGCTGGAACAACGTCAGGATCTGGGAGGTGCTATTACACAGCTGCTGGAAGACATTGCTGCCGGCAAAAAATATATGAAAGTGTACAAGCAGATGAAGATGTACAACGATCCTACCTTAAATCCGGTGCTCTACAAGGGGAAATAACTTATGCCTGAAAAACTGAGAACAATACTGGCGATCCGGTTTTCTGCCATGGGAGACGTAGCAATGACAATTCCCGTGATGCAGCAGGTATTGGAACAAAACCCTGGTACACAGATCATTTTCGTATCAAACAGGAACTGGGGTGCACTTTGTGCCGGTATTCCCCGGCTGACTTTTTTTCCGGCCGATCTGAAAGGCACACACAAGGGATTTAAAGGTCTGTACCGGCTTTTCCGGGAAATCAGCAAGGCGCATAAAATTGACGCCGTTGCTGACCTTCACCATGTATTGCGCTCACAGATCGTACGTTCCTTTTTCCGGCTGAGTGGCCGTAAAGTAGCTGCGATCGATAAAGGCAGGGCCGAAAAGAAAGCACTTGCCCGTCCGGAAGAAAAAGTACTGATACCTTTAACCAGCACTATAGAGCGATATGCGACCGTTTTCAGGCAATTGGGGCTCCCGGTTACTATTTATCCAAAACAGCCTGTATTTGGCCGTCAGGAGTTAACAGCGGCCATACAGGAAGTCACCGGACCCAAAAACGGAGATAAGTGGATCGGATTGGCGCCATTTGCCACCTATAAGGAGAAAACATATCCCCTGGCTAAAATGGAGGAAGTGCTGGCGGCACTCGTGAAAAAGAAGCAGACAAAAGTACTGCTGATGGGAGGGGGCGCCGCAGAAGTCACACAACTGACCACATTGGCTGTAAAGTATCCGGAAGCAATCATCGTAGCAGGCAGGTTCCGTCTGCCGGAAGAAATGGCTACCATCAGCAATATGGATACCATGATCAGCATGGACTCCGCCAATATGCACCTGGCTTCTCTTTTTGGCGTACCGGTCGTTTCCGTCTGGGGTGCTACGCATCCTTTTGCCGGCTTTATGGGTTTCGGACAAACAGAGGACAATGCCGTACAACTGGAAAGCCTTTCCTGTCGTCCTTGTTCCATATTTGGTAATAAGCCCTGTTTTCGCGGTGATCATGCCTGTATGGAGTGGATTCCACCTGCTGCAATCACTGAGAAAGTGACAAAAGTGGTCGGCGAATCCTAATTTTTTAAAACTTTTTTTTGTAGATTAGGAAAAAATACTAATTTCGCCATCCCAAAACACGGTGAGCCGCAGTACAAAGGGACTAAGACAGATATTGATCTGTTTATCTCTTCAGGAAACGAAAACATCGGTTTGTGGCTAAAAGGAAAGAAGATATTTTAAAGATATAGTTTGTCCTATAGTATAATGGTAGTACATCTGATTTTGGTTCAGACTGTCTAGGTTCGAATCCTGGTAGGACAACGAAAAAAACCGCTCTCGCAGCGGTTTTTTTTATGCGCGTATTTTCTTCGCCAGCAGACCTGCCCTGAAATTCATTCGTAATTTGTCTCGTTGTATTTTAATTTTGCGCTTAATATCCGGGGACGGTTAAATTATTGAGCAATGAATTTCTATACACGTAAATGGGTAAAACCTGAAGACCTGAATGCACACGGAACTTTATTTGGAGGCAGTCTGCTGCGTTGGATAGACGAAGAGGCAGCTATTTACAGTATCATTCAGCTGGGTACCAACAGATGTGTAACAAAATACATGTCGGAGATCAACTTCGTAAGCTCAGCCAAACAGGGCGATATTGTAGAGCTGGGGATAAAGGCGACTCATTTTGGCAGAACTTCCCTGACATTGGCCTGCCAGGTCAGGAATAAGATCACACAGAAAGTGATTCTGACTGTGGATAAAATGGTATTTGTCAGCGTAGATGAAAACGGTACGCCATGGCCGCACGGTCGTACGAAGATCACCTATACAGATGAGCGCCTGCGCGAAGATGAATAGTGTTAGGAAAGTGTATTTACCAATATACAACCTTTAAGAATCTCCATCTTGACAAAGGAGTCGGTTTCCTGGAAACCGGCATCCAACCATAGCTGCTTACACTGGGGATTGGCATAGAGTATTTTCAGGGGGCGCTGCCGCCGCTGAAGACTTTCTTTCACCTTACCTATGAATGCCTCCATGATGGTTTCATCGAAGGGGTTAAACATAAAAATAACGCCTACATGCTCAGGAATGGTGTACTCCCGGGCATCTTCACAGGCTATATTGATCTGGATGTTTTTATATCGGTCATACAAGGTGTCACGCATCCGGATAGATGCCTGATAGAGGCGGGGAGAGAAGTCAATGCCCGCCAGCGCCCGGAAGCCATATGCAGCACCCATCGCGAGCACCCTTCCTCTGCCACAACCTACATCGAGCAGTGTGGTGGACAGGTCTGTCGCCTGTACATGATCAAGCAGCCAGGTGGCAGTATAATAATTCACAGGTTCATACATGGCTACATGTTTCCTGTCTTCTGCTGATACTTCTGTCGCCAGACTTTCTGTGCCAATCGTACGGATGCCATATTTCTTCTCTCCACGGATTTCATGCCTGATAATGAAAATAGCCAGGTCAATGCCCCAATGCCATCCGACGTAAATAAAATATAACAGGTACCTCATAATGTTCGTTGCACTCCAATCCGCTTACAGCAGGACTATTCTCAGGTTGTAGGGTATAAGAATAACGCGCTAAATGTAAGCAAATTCCGGGAGATGAGACCGGAGGCCAGTGCTACTGATCGCTGTCTTTCAGCCTTGGCTGATGCAACTGTACAGGTTTTGTACTTTTTGATTTCATCTTCAGATTCAGCATCTCAATAAATACAGAGAATGCCATGGCAAAATAGATATACCCTTTAGGGATATGCTGCTCAAAGCTTTCTGCGATCAGTGAAACACCGATCAGTAAGAGGAACGAAAGCGCCAGCATTTTCACCGTAGGGTGTTTATTCACAAAATTACTGATGCCTTCCGCCGCTACCACCATGACGCCTACAGCAATAATAACCGCAACGATCATGATCTGGATATGATCGGCCATACCCACCGCCGTGATCACAGAATCAAGGGAAAATACAATATCCAGCAGCAGGATCTGGATGATCGTACGGGTAAAACTCGCAGGTTTAACTGGTCCGGAGCTGTGTTCTCCTCCCTCCAGCTTTTCATGGATCTCCGCAGTGCTTTTATAGATCAGGAACAGGCCGCCTATCAACAGGATAAGATCCCTGCCGGAAATAGCCGTTGCTTCCAGCCATTTTTCGGAATGAATACCTATCCATTCGCCGGCATTAAAAAGAGGGGTGGTGAGAGACATGATCCAGCTGATAGACAATAACAGCAGGATGCGCACAAACATCGCCAGTGTCAGACCAAGACGACGTGCTTTTTTCTGTTTTTCTGCAGGAAGTTTGCCTGCCAGGATAGAAATGAAAACAATGTTGTCAATGCCCAGTACAATTTCAAGTACGCTTAAAGTCAAAAGGCTGATCAGCGAGTCTATAGTAAACAGGCCCTCAGCGGAAAAAATATTTTCCATGTTTAGTTCGCATTAAGTTGATACGGCAATCTTACATTTTTTTTGTCTTACCCAAAATTCCATTTGATAGCCGGCGGATCATTCCTCCGAAAATAAAGTAATGGAAAGGAAGCATTGTAAACCAGTAGAGTCTGCCCCATAAGCCTCGGGGGCGAAATGTAGCAGTTTGTCTTAGTATAGACTGATTGTCTTTTTCCGTTATCTGAAATTCCAGCCAGGCCTCTCCAGGAAGCTTCATTTCCGCAAATAATAAAAGTCTTCGTTGTTTCTTATCTGCAACCAGCACCCGCCAGAAATCAAGGGCGTCGCCCGCATGTATATCTATGGGATCCCGTCTGCCTCTGCGCAGCCCTACACCTCCTGCAAGTTTATCGAGAAAACCACGTATCCGCCACAGCGTGTTTGCATAGTACCAGCCGTTATTGCCTCCTATCCTCCAGATATTATTAAGGACAAGTGTGTCATCCTGTTCAATGGTAATCTGCTGCTCATCTTTCAGGCAACCAAAACTGGGCACTTCAATGTTATCCATCCACGTCTGAGGTGTGTTAGCTGATGAAAAAGAATCTTTCCAGCTGCTTGTCACAAGATTCTGCTCTATTTTGCCAAATGCCAGCTCAACAGCCTGTTCGTAAGTGAGTAAATGTATGCCCAGATCTGCAGCAAGTTGGTTCGGCCTCGCTGTTACATCCACTTTCATGCTGTCAACAAGATTGACTGCAAGTTTGTAAGAGGTAGATGTAATGAAATAAAGCCAGTAAGAAGAGAGCCGGGGCGTCATAACAGGTAGGGTAAGAATATATCTTTTCAGCTTCCTGACCGCTGCATATTGCAGTAATAGCTGTTTATAAGTAAGTACTTCCGGACCCGCTATGTCATAATTAGCGTGATAGGTGTCCTTTTTCCCCAATACACCACATAAAAAGAAAATGACGTCTCTGATACCGATAGGCTGACAACGGGTGTTCAGCCATCGCGGTGTGACCATGACGGGCAATTTCTCTACCAGGTCCCGGATGATCTCAAAAGAGGCGCTTCCCGAGCCAACAATAATACCTGCCCTTAATGCTGTCAGCGGAACAGGCCCTTCTTTCAGGATATTCTCCACCATTAACCGGGAGCTAAGATGCCTGGAAAGCTCCTGTTGATTGACTATTCCGGTCAGATAGATCACCTGCTGGCAATTTGTAGCACTGATCAGCCGCACAAATGTTCTTGCAGAATCCGCTTCTTTTTCCTCAAATTGTCCACCGCTGCTCATGGAGTGTACCAGGTAATAGGCTACGTCAATATCGCGGGGAAAGGTGGCCGCCTGTGGTTGCAGAAAGTCAATCTCAATAACATCTACCGGATAGTTATGCTGCTGGTTAAACCTGTCCTTATCTCTTACACAACAGGTAATGTGATGACCCTGTTCCAGTAATACCGGAATTAATCGTTGACCTATGTAGCCATTTGCGCCTGTAAGCAGTATATTCACGATAAATGTTATTGATATGCAGGTTATTTACTACAAAATCTGCACCAGTACAGCAGTGAACTTTTATGGTTAAAAAACACGGAAAACCCATACTTATTAAATACTTTTGTTGCATTAACCCTAGTCTGAAGATATATGAGTATAAAAGTAATTGCCTTTGATGCGGACGATACATTATGGATCAATGAACCCTATTTCCGCGAAACAGAAGCTGAGTTTTGCCAACTGATGGAAAGCTATTTACCACAGCACACCGTCGCACGTGAACTATTGCAGACAGAGATCAAAAACCTGTCCCTGTACGGGTATGGTATTAAAGGATTTATGCTGTCAATGATAGAAACAGCCCTGACGGTCTCCAATAAAACCATTGATATCAGTGCAGTGGAAAAGATCATCGAATATGGCAAAGCACTGCTGGCCAGGCCGGTAGAAATTCTGGAGGGCGTCCCTGAAGTACTTTCCGCACTGAAAGATCATTATCGCCTGGTGGTCGCTACCAAGGGAGATCTGCTGGACCAGGAACGTAAACTGCGTAACTCCGGCGTCCTGCATTATTTCCACCATGTAGAAGTAATGTCCGATAAACAGGAAGGCGATTACCGCAAACTGTTAAAACACCTGGATATCACGCCTGATCAGTTCCTGATGATCGGCAATTCCCTGAAATCAGACGTATTGCCTGTCCTGGGTATCGGTGGAAGCGCCATTCATATTCCCTATCACATCACCTGGGAACATGAACATGTAGACGTACATATCGACAACCCTAATTTCAGACAGGTCGGAAATATTGCCGACGTGTTGCCATTGTTGTATGCGCCATCGCTGTAAACCATAACCAGTAATTTTTACTGAGTAACCATCCTATACTGTCTCCACAGTAGCGGGCATTTCTGTTGCTTTTTAATGTGTATTATTAAGCAGGATTTCCTATTTTGTAGCCCACGTTAAAATTCCATATTACTCACTACTCAAGTCAAACAAATGAAAATTAAATGGATGGTGTGTTGTGCACTTCCAGTGGTTTTCATGTTACCACTGGTGGCACAAGCCGGCATCAAACAGGTCTCACCCGGCGCCTACACTCCTCCCGCGTACGAAGCGTTACGCCTGGGTAATGTTAAACCCACGGGCTGGCTCAAACGTCAGCTGCAGATTATGCGTAAGGGATCATCCGGTCATCTGGATGAATATTACAGCAAGATTAAAAACGATAACGGCTGGCTCGGTGGCCGTGGCGACGGCTGGGAGGAAACTCCTTACTGGCTGGACGGCGCATTGCCACTCGCTTATCTGCTGGATGACGCCGTACTGAAAGATAAGGTGCTCCGTTATGTTAACTGGACAATGGACCACCAGCGTAAAAGCGGTTATTTTGGTCCGCTGACCAATGCTGAAATTACCCGACAGGTGGATATCGATGCGGCGCATGCCGCAGAAGGAGAGGACTGGTGGCCTAAAATGGTCATGCTGAAAGTATTACAGCAGTATTACTCCGCTACAGAAGACAAACGCGTGATCAAATTCATGTCCAGGTATTTCCGTTATCAGCTGGAAGCACTGAAAGTAGCCCCGGTAGGTAAATGGACAGAATGGGCGCAATCCCGCGGAGCTGAAAATGTGATGATGGCCCAATGGCTGTATAGCATTACTGAAGATGATTACCTGCTGGAACTGGCGGAGACGATCGAACAACAGTCCTTTCCCTGGACAACCTGGTTTGGTAACAGGGATTGGGTGATCAATACCACTACCTATCGGAACAACACCCAATGGATGAACAGACACGCCGTGAATGTCGCCATGGGGTTAAAAGCGCCCGCAGTTAATTACCAGCGCACCGGTAAACAGGAATACCTGCAGCACCTCCGTACAGGCTGGCAGGACCTGATGACTATTCACGGTCTGCCCATGGGTATCTTTTCCGGAGATGAAGATCTCAATGGAAATGATCCTACTCAGGGAGTAGAGCTATGCGCCATCGTTGAAGCCATGTATTCCCTGGAAAATATCAGTGCAATCACAGGAGATGTGTTCTATATGGATGCACTTGAAAAGATGGCCTTTAATGCCTTGCCTACCCAGACGACGGACGACTACAACGAGAAACAGTATTTCCAGGTCGCTAATCAGTTGCAGATCAGCAAAGGGGTATTCAACTTCTCATTGCCTTTCGATCGCGAAATGTGCAACGTATTAGGCGCCCGCAGCGGTTATACCTGTTGCCTGGCCAATATGCACCAGGGCTGGACCAAATACACTTCTCACCTCTGGTATCAGACCTCCGGTAAAGGTGTGGCAGCACTGGAATATGGTCCCTGTGTCATGACAGCAGAAGTAGGAAAGAAGCATAGAGATGTAACCATCACAGAAGTCACCGATTATCCTTTTAATGAAGAAATCCGGTTTCAGATCGCTATAAAGAAAGAAACGGAGTTCCCGTTACAGCTGCGTATACCTGCCTGGTGTAATGAAGCCGTGATCTTACTCAATGGCCAGCCTTTACGAAAAGACAAAGGAGGCCAGATCATCACTATCGAACGTGAATGGCAGGATAAAGACGAACTGACGTTGCAATTGCCCATGACCATTACAACCGGTACCTGGGGACGTAACGCCAGTGCAGTGGAAAGAGGTCCGCTGGTATATGCCTTAAAACTGGAAGAACGCTGGGTAAAAGACGCCGATCCGACAGAAGGGGCTTACTATAGTGTATATCCTACCGGCGACTGGAACTTTGCATTGCGCCGCAATGATATCCGCCATGCTGCTGACAGCATGAAAGTGACAAAACAGCGTCCGCTGGATTCCAGTTTCGTATGGAACCTTAAACATGCGCCACTGGAAATAACCGCAAAGGCCAAAAAGATCCCATCCTGGCAGGTAATGAACGGAGTAGCTTATCAGCCTCCAACCGACAGGGAAGGGTTCTATAAAGGGAAGGTAGATACCGTTATGCACAACATCACATTAGTGCCCTATGGTTTTACGAAAGTGAGAGTTGTTGCATTCCCTGTTGTACCATAATTTAAAATAACTGACATTGAGAATTATTCTGACCGCAGCGTTCTTGCTGATTACCAGTATTGTAAGCGCACAGTATAACGCCTGGAAAGGCAGCTGGATCACCAATACGGAAGATACCACCGCTACAAAGGCGCCTTATTTAAGAAAGACATTTACACTGGATAAGAAGGTAGTCAGCGCGACTGCCTACGTAGCCGGCGTGGGGTATCATATTGTATTTGTAAATGGTAAGCCTGTTACAGATGCTGTATTGGAACAGGCATATACCCGCTATGATAAACGCCTGTTATACAAGGTGTATGATGTAACAGCCTTATTATCCCGCAAAGGTACACAGAGCATCGCGGCCGAATTAGGTAATGGATGGTATAATATCCAGTCGCACGCCGTATGGGGATTCCAGAATGCACCATGGAGGAAAACGCCACGCCTCTTACTGGATCTCGTGATCCGGTATGATGATGGAACGACGGAAACAATCGCTACGGATAATAGCTGGAAATGTGCAACCGGTCCCAGCCAGTTTAACTGTTTATATTCCGGTGAGATCTATGATGCCCGTCAGGAAGTAGCCGGCTGGAATCAGACAGCCTTTAATGATGCCGGCTGGAAACAGGTATTGCTGACATCTTCTCCCGGTGGTGCGTTACATGAGCAGATCATGCCTTCTATTAAAGTGATACGCCGTATCAAGCCTGTATCCATGAAGAACCTGGGTAATGGAAAATACCTGTTTGACATGGGACAGAACTTCGCCGGTGTGGCTACCTTGAACGTAAAAGGACAGGCCGGTACGAAGGTAACAATGTACTATGGAGAGGTGTTGAAAAACGGTGAACTGGATATGGTGCATAACACAGAGCATATGCGTAGTATGCCCGGTGAACTGCGTTTTCAGACCGATGTGTATTTCCTGAAAGGCGGTGCCCGTGAAGTGTTTACCCCACGTTTTGTATACCACGGATTTCAGTATGTGCAGATAGAAACAGACCAGCCGCTTGAGCTGAATGTACATTCACTGGAAGGACTTTTCTACAGTACTGCGTTTGAAGAAGCAGGGCATTTTACAAGCTCTGATCCCATGATCAATAAACTGTACGAAGCAGCCCGTCAGTCTTATCGCAGTAACTTCCTCAGTATCCCTACGGATTGTCCGCAGCGTGAAAAGAATGGCTGGACGGCCGATGCACATATTTCTACAGAGATCGGTCTCTGGAATTATCAGACGACAGAAGGCTATCGCAAATGGTTGCATGATGTACGCGACGCCCAGTTGCCAAGCGGCGCTATGCCCGGTATTGCTCCTTCTAACGGATGGGGATATGACCGCCCCGGTAATGAAGAGTTTACATTCGGTCCTGCCTGGGGCAGTGCCTTAGGTTTTGTTACCTGGTATATGTATCTCTATCATAATGACACTGCACTGGTAAGAGAGCATTACGATGCCTTTAAAAAGTATACGGATGCTGTAGCAAAAGGAGCGGAAGGTTACCTGTTCAAACATGGACTGGATGACTGGATGTCTTTAGTGAAAACACCCATGCCGCTGACTTCTACTGCTTATTTTTATACTGATGCAGAACTTGTCGCAAAGATGGCGCGTGTCTTAGGTAATAAGGCTGACGAACAAACGTACAGCAGATTAGCCGACAGCATCCGTGCTGCCTTTAACCGCACCTATTTTGATGCAAATACCGGTGTGTACAAAGACAGTACTATGACCGCATTAAGTGCTGCTGTATTCCACGGACTGGCTTCTCCGGAAGCAGCAGCAAAGACAGCTGCACAGTTATCTTCAAAAGTACAGCGTAGTAACTACCATGCGGATTTTGGAGTGATGGGTACCAAATATGTTTTACCTACCCTGAGTGATTACGGTTATGCAGATGTGGCATTCAGAATGCTGACTGATACCGGTTACGCCGGTTGGGCACATTGGATTGCCAACGGTGCAACTACTTTGTTTGAAGACTG contains the following coding sequences:
- a CDS encoding beta-L-arabinofuranosidase domain-containing protein, translating into MKIKWMVCCALPVVFMLPLVAQAGIKQVSPGAYTPPAYEALRLGNVKPTGWLKRQLQIMRKGSSGHLDEYYSKIKNDNGWLGGRGDGWEETPYWLDGALPLAYLLDDAVLKDKVLRYVNWTMDHQRKSGYFGPLTNAEITRQVDIDAAHAAEGEDWWPKMVMLKVLQQYYSATEDKRVIKFMSRYFRYQLEALKVAPVGKWTEWAQSRGAENVMMAQWLYSITEDDYLLELAETIEQQSFPWTTWFGNRDWVINTTTYRNNTQWMNRHAVNVAMGLKAPAVNYQRTGKQEYLQHLRTGWQDLMTIHGLPMGIFSGDEDLNGNDPTQGVELCAIVEAMYSLENISAITGDVFYMDALEKMAFNALPTQTTDDYNEKQYFQVANQLQISKGVFNFSLPFDREMCNVLGARSGYTCCLANMHQGWTKYTSHLWYQTSGKGVAALEYGPCVMTAEVGKKHRDVTITEVTDYPFNEEIRFQIAIKKETEFPLQLRIPAWCNEAVILLNGQPLRKDKGGQIITIEREWQDKDELTLQLPMTITTGTWGRNASAVERGPLVYALKLEERWVKDADPTEGAYYSVYPTGDWNFALRRNDIRHAADSMKVTKQRPLDSSFVWNLKHAPLEITAKAKKIPSWQVMNGVAYQPPTDREGFYKGKVDTVMHNITLVPYGFTKVRVVAFPVVP
- a CDS encoding family 78 glycoside hydrolase catalytic domain, whose product is MRIILTAAFLLITSIVSAQYNAWKGSWITNTEDTTATKAPYLRKTFTLDKKVVSATAYVAGVGYHIVFVNGKPVTDAVLEQAYTRYDKRLLYKVYDVTALLSRKGTQSIAAELGNGWYNIQSHAVWGFQNAPWRKTPRLLLDLVIRYDDGTTETIATDNSWKCATGPSQFNCLYSGEIYDARQEVAGWNQTAFNDAGWKQVLLTSSPGGALHEQIMPSIKVIRRIKPVSMKNLGNGKYLFDMGQNFAGVATLNVKGQAGTKVTMYYGEVLKNGELDMVHNTEHMRSMPGELRFQTDVYFLKGGAREVFTPRFVYHGFQYVQIETDQPLELNVHSLEGLFYSTAFEEAGHFTSSDPMINKLYEAARQSYRSNFLSIPTDCPQREKNGWTADAHISTEIGLWNYQTTEGYRKWLHDVRDAQLPSGAMPGIAPSNGWGYDRPGNEEFTFGPAWGSALGFVTWYMYLYHNDTALVREHYDAFKKYTDAVAKGAEGYLFKHGLDDWMSLVKTPMPLTSTAYFYTDAELVAKMARVLGNKADEQTYSRLADSIRAAFNRTYFDANTGVYKDSTMTALSAAVFHGLASPEAAAKTAAQLSSKVQRSNYHADFGVMGTKYVLPTLSDYGYADVAFRMLTDTGYAGWAHWIANGATTLFEDWPGELSHNHIFFGDYCAWYYKTLAGIRPDEAAPGFQHFYIQPAFVKALNFVKADYASSAGMIKVEWKRKGNSIKLSVEIPSRATVRLPAGMTDDKNATRITLNGQQFDQVVLTPGKYTFNLK